A portion of the Lolium rigidum isolate FL_2022 chromosome 1, APGP_CSIRO_Lrig_0.1, whole genome shotgun sequence genome contains these proteins:
- the LOC124683921 gene encoding 65-kDa microtubule-associated protein 1-like produces the protein MGVAGHNDPLLGETTCGSLLQKLQLIWDEVGETDDDRDKMLLQLEQECLDVYRRKVDQASTSRAHLLQQLANSRSELTRLLSSLGELSISGVIIPDKTTGTIKEQLAATSPFLEQLCRKKEKRVKEFADVQLQIQTIRGEIAGSLQVGDHLETPHVDEDDLSMKKLNEFLFELQALQKEKSTRLHKILDLVSSVHDLCSVLGMDFLNTVTEVHPSLSDSVGADSKSISDETLSRLSKMVTELKEEKVKRLEKIQALASQLTDLWNLMDTTVEERQLFDHVTCNMSSALDRVTAPGALALDVIEQAQLEVERLDQLKASRMKEIAFKRQTELEDIYAQAHIAIDTSAARDRILAVIDSSMFEPSELLADMESQILKAKEEALSRKDILEKVDRWMLACEEESWLEDYSRDDNRYSATRGAHLNLKRAEKARLLVNKIPAIVDMLVVKTQAWEQEHRTAFTYDGVALLAMLDEYRILRQEKEEEKRRMRDQKKINDQLAAEQEKLFGSKPSPARPQSAKKLPGPRANGGAVNGTPNRRLSVLQSGGRSASRDGRRETVRPSAPVNYVSLAKDDVASQASST, from the exons ATGGGAGTGGCAGGTCACAACGATCCTTTGTTAGGTGAAACAACGTGCGGATCTTTGCTGCAGAAGCTGCAG CTGATATGGGATGAGGTTGGTGAGACCGACGATGATCGCGACAAGATGCTGCTTCAGCTTGAGCAGGAGTGCTTAGATGTTTATAGGAGAAAGGTTGATCAGGCTTCTACTTCCAGGGCACATCTCCTTCAACAACTAGCCAACTCTAGATCCGAGCTTACCAGGCTCCTCTCTTCACTGGGAGAGTTGTCTATTTCTGGTGTCATAATT CCTGACAAGACAACTGGTACAATCAAGGAACAACTAGCAGCGACATCACCATTCTTGGAACAGCTCTGCAGGAAAAAAGAGAAGAGGGTGAAAGAGTTTGCTGATGTACAACTCCAGATTCAAACAATACGTGGTGAAATTGCAGGGAGTCTACAAGTTGGTGATCACTTGGAAACACCCCATGTTGACGAGGATGATCTTTCAATGAAGAAATTAAATGAATTTCTCTTTGAACTACAGGCACTGCAAAAGGAAAAG AGTACTAGGCTGCACAAGATTCTCGACTTGGTGAGCTCAGTGCATGACCTTTGTTCTGTCCTTGGGATGGATTTCTTGAACACTGTTACTGAAGTTCACCCTAGCCTCAGTGACTCTGTTGGTGCTGATTCCAAGAGTATTAGTGATGAAACACTATCTAGGCTGTCTAAAATGGTGACTGAACTTAAAGAAGAAAAAGTAAAGAGGCTTGAAAAG ATTCAAGCTCTAGCTTCCCAGCTAACTGACCTTTGGAACTTAATGGATACCACTGTGGAGGAACGACAACTTTTTGATCATGTCACTTGCAATATGTCCTCAGCATTGGACAGAGTGACAGCTCCAGGAGCTCTGGCTCTTGATGTAATTGAGCAG GCTCAACTTGAAGTTGAAAGGCTGGATCAGCTAAAAGCCAGTAGGATGAAGGAAATTGCATTCAAAAGGCAGACTGAACTTGAAGATATCTATGCCCAGGCTCATATTGCAATAGATACTAGTGCTGCAAGAGATAGGATACTGGCTGTTATTGATTCTAGTATGTTTGAGCCTTCAGAACTACTGGCCGATATGGAGAGCCAGATACTTAAAGCAAAAGAGGAGGCCTTGAGCAGAAAGGACATACTGGAGAAGGTTGACAGGTGGATGttagcatgtgaagaagagagctgGCTTGAAGACTATAGCCGG GATGATAACAGATACAGTGCAACTAGAGGCGCACATCTGAACCTTAAACGTGCAGAAAAAGCTCGTCTTTTGGTTAATAAAATTCCAG CTATTGTTGACATGCTGGTGGTGAAGACCCAGGCTTGGGAACAAGAGCACCGCACAGCGTTCACCTACGATGGTGTCGCTCTTCTTGCAATGCTGGATGAGTACAGAATCCTGAGACAGGAAAAAGAGGAAGAGAAGCGGAGAATGAGG GACCAGAAGAAGATAAACGACCAGCTAGCTGCCGAGCAGGAGAAGCTGTTCGGCTCGAAACCGAGCCCAGCCCGGCCCCAGTCGGCGAAGAAGTTGCCTGGGCctcgggcgaacggcggcgcggtGAATGGCACGCCAAACCGGAGGCTATCGGTGCTGCAGAGCGGTGGTAGGTCGGCGAGCCGGGATGGGCGGAGGGAGACAGTCAGGCCGTCGGCGCCTGTGAACTATGTCTCCCTCGCCAAGGATGATGTGGCTTCGCAGGCTTCTTCAACTTGA
- the LOC124660150 gene encoding protein IQ-DOMAIN 33-like, which translates to MGLAGGIVRRVLSKSPCSSGGGAAHGERSPGDRKRRWSSLRLYLCGDEAGAAAVDQEEDDDDDDGTVVSAGSFETCPMTRAPVADQHVGVGADSSNPEEPRHRIVGHAVEDGVSTRPVGEEEAARLIQSAFRRFMARRRLLQEVLRRSSGQEGCYAEEEPATPASASIAASVEVQVGESLSNLRLSDDGGASPTPSAQHRASQKSRPPQVFRAKEEWDDSTLSSNVLRMRIQSRMEATTRRERALAYAFSQQLRSGGGTKKRSSRSEQGDFNVGWSWLERWMATRQAEPGADDSASKNATDAGSAVAGRRVVVPVRRRQDVAAVEEKESCGSNSVSAAVSFDGSSAGGRSGSLSCYRPGKNNRPRGARNLPRRKVAAAASDHGLQARSHKVSKKARQREQKQLQKDHQAEANVYDPRQPPTDY; encoded by the exons ATGGGCCTCGCCGGCGGCATTGTCCGGAGGGTCCTCTCCAAGAGCCCCTGTAGctcgggcggcggcgccgcccacggC GAAAGGAGCCCTGGAGACCGCAAGAGGAGGTGGAGCTCTCTCCGGCTGTACCTCTGCGGCGACGAGGCCGGCGCGGCGGCCGTCgaccaggaggaggacgacgacgacgatgacgggaCGGTTGTCTCCGCCGGAAGCTTCGAGACTTGCCCGATGACTCGAGCTCCGGTGGCAGATCAGCACGTCGGTGTCGGTGCGGACAGCAGCAATCCTGAAGAGCCTCGGCATCGGATTGTGGGACACGCCGTGGAGGACGGCGTGTCGACGAGGCCTgtcggcgaggaggaggcggcgaggctGATCCAGTCTGCGTTCAGGAGATTCATG GCAAGGAGGCGGCTGTTGCAGGAGGTGCTGAGAAGGAGCTCGGGGCAGGAGGGCTGCTACGCTGAAGAGGAGCCCGCGACCCCCGCCTCGGCGTCCATTGCGGCGTCGGTGGAGGTCCAGGTAGGGGAGTCCCTCAGCAACCTCCGGCtgagcgacgacggcggcgcgtcGCCGACGCCGTCGGCGCAGCACCGGGCCAGCCAGAAGTCGCGGCCACCGCAGGTCTTCAGAGCCAAG GAGGAGTGGGACGACAGCACGCTGAGCTCCAACGTGCTGCGGATGAGGATCCAGAGCAGGATGGAGGCCACCACGCGGCGGGAGCGAGCCCTCGCGTACGCCTTCTCCCAGCAG ctgaggagcggcggcggcacgaAGAAGCGGTCGTCGCGGTCGGAGCAGGGGGACTTCAACGTGGGGTGGAGCTGGCTGGAGCGGTGGATGGCGACGCGGCAGGCCGAGCCAGGCGCCGACGACTCTGCGAGCAAGAACGCGACGGACGCCGGGTCGGCGGTGGCCGGGCGGCGGGTTGTGGTGCCGGTGAGGAGGCGGcaggacgtcgccgccgtcgaggAGAAGGAGAGCTGCGGGTCCAACAGCGTGTCCGCCGCCGTCAGCTTCGACGGCTCCAGCGCCGGCGGCCGGAGCGGTAGCCTGAGCTGCTACAGGCCCGGCAAGAACAACCGGCCCAGGGGTGCCCGGAACCTGCCGCGCCGGAAGGTGGCCGCGGCCGCGTCAGACCACGGTCTCCAAGCGAGATCACACAAG GTGAGCAAGAAGGCGCGGCAGAGAGAGCAGAAGCAGCTGCAGAAGGATCATCAAGCCGAGGCCAATGTGTACGACCCCCGCCAACCTCCAACGGATTACTGA
- the LOC124660158 gene encoding pentatricopeptide repeat-containing protein At1g03540-like: protein MPPPRTSFTAPHHQVIRLLDSHDLPAAARLAAAHPSSPVSLAAVLLRHPPPRLGYCLHARAARAGVLADRYVANALLAFYLRLPRHLPHALRAFDDLPRRDVVAHSSILAAFLRAGLPRRALHSLRSMVAGADGVSPSAHAFSAAVKACAMLRDRNAGACLHGSILVRGFSDDDIVLSALVDMYGHTLSPGDARKAFEEMRAPDGICYTSLISAFVRNDWFEEAVRWFRTMVMTRGVEPDGCTFGSMMTALGNLRRISQGREAHAQVVTRGLCGNNVIVESSTLDMYAKCRMMPEARKVFDRMQVRNAVSWCALLGGYCQNAEYQKVLALFRQMDKEYDDLYSLGTVLRACAGLSSVKPGKEIHCRFLRNGGWRDVVVESALVDLYAKCGALDYAYRIFEASSVRNTITWNAMICGFAQNGHAEGAINLFNRMVREGARPDYISFIGVLFACSHTGMVEQGRNYFNSMSKDYGIAPGIEHYNCIVDLLSRVELLEEAEDLINKSPFRDDSSLWAAILGASATHSNPDVAERVAKKMMELEPQYHLSYVLLENVYRTVGRWEDASEIRKLMQSRKVKKEPGTSWIDVNRSKLHVWNGKGAPSELVASEDIITDDRSP from the coding sequence ATGCCCCCGCCGAGGACCAGCTTCACGGCGCCTCACCACCAAGTCATCCGCCTCCTCGACTCCCACGACCTCCCCGCCGCGGCGCGCCTGGCGGCCGCGCACCCCTCGTCCCCCGtctccctcgccgccgtcctGCTCCGCCACCCGCCGCCCCGCCTCGGATACTGCCTCCACGCCCGCGCCGCGCGCGCGGGCGTCCTCGCCGACCGCTACGTCGCCAACGCCCTCCTCGCCTTCTACCTCCGCCTCCCGCGCCACCTCCCGCACGCGCTCAGGGCGTTCGACGACCTGCCTCGCCGCGACGTCGTCGCGCACTCCTCCATCCTCGCCGCGTTCCTGCGCGCGGGGCTTCCCCGGCGCGCGCTCCACTCCCTCAGGTCCATggtcgccggcgcggacggcGTCTCCCCCAGCGCCCACGCGTTCTCGGCCGCCGTCAAGGCCTGCGCCATGCTCCGCGACCGCAACGCGGGCGCCTGCCTCCACGGGAGCATCCTTGTCCGGGGATTCAGCGACGACGACATCGTGCTGAGCGCGCTAGTGGACATGTATGGCCACACCCTCTCACCAGGAGACGCGCGGAAGGCGTTCGAGGAAATGCGCGCCCCGGACGGGATATGCTACACCTCACTGATATCAGCGTTCGTGCGGAACGATTGGTTCGAGGAGGCCGTGAGGTGGTTCCGGACTATGGTCATGACGCGTGGGGTCGAGCCGGATGGCTGCACGTTTGGTTCGATGATGACGGCGCTGGGGAACCTGAGGAGAATCAGTCAAGGCCGCGAGGCGCATGCCCAGGTAGTCACCCGTGGCCTATGTGGTAATAATGTGATCGTGGAGAGCAGCACGCTGGACATGTACGCCAAGTGCCGGATGATGCCGGAGGCGCGCAAGGTGTTTGACAGGATGCAGGTCAGGAATGCGGTTTCATGGTGTGCGTTGCTCGGTGGGTACTGCCAGAACGCGGAGTACCAGAAGGTTCTCGCGCTATTTCGGCAGATGGATAAGGAGTACGATGACTTGTATAGTTTGGGGACTGTTCTGAGGGCATGTGCTGGTCTATCTTCTGTGAAGCCGGGAAAAGAGATCCATTGCCGGTTTCTGAGGAACGGTGGCTGGAGAGACGTGGTTGTTGAGTCCGCACTTGTAGACCTATATGCAAAATGTGGCGCTCTAGACTACGCTTACAGAATCTTCGAGGCGAGCAGTGTCCGTAATACGATTACTTGGAATGCCATGATTTGCGGCTTCGCTCAGAATGGCCATGCCGAGGGAGCGATCAATCTGTTCAATCGGATGGTCAGGGAAGGAGCCAGGCCTGACTACATCAGTTTCATTGGTGTTCTTTTTGCATGTAGTCATACTGGAATGGTTGAACAAGGACGGAACTACTTCAACTCTATGAGCAAGGACTATGGCATTGCCCCTGGAATCGAACACTACAATTGCATTGTTGATCTTCTCAGCAGAGTAGAACTGCTGGAAGAGGCTGAAGATCTGATAAATAAGTCACCCTTCAGAGATGATTCCTCCTTGTGGGCAGCAATCCTTGGCGCTTCTGCCACACATTCTAACCCAGATGTAGCAGAAAGGGTTGCCAAGAAAATGATGGAGCTAGAGCCTCAGTACCACTTGAGCTACGTTCTTCTTGAAAATGTGTACAGAACAGTTGGACGGTGGGAAGATGCTTCAGAGATAAGGAAGTTGATGCAATCAAGAAAGGTGAAAAAGGAACCCGGGACGAGCTGGATTGATGTAAACAGAAGTAAATTACATGTATGGAATGGTAAAGGCGCACCTTCAGAACTTGTTGCCTCTGAGGACATCATCACAGATGACAGAAGCCCATAA